NNNNNNNNNNNNNNNNNNNNNNNNNNNNNNNNNNNNNNNNNNNNNNNNNNNNNNNNNNNNNNNNNNNNNNNNNNNNNNNNNNNNNNNNNNNNNNNNNNNNNNNNNNNNNNNNNNNNNNNNNNNNNNNNNNNNNNNNNNNNNNNNNNNNNNNNNNNNNNNNNNNNNNNNNNNNNNNNGTCAAAGAATGCAAAATGTTgctttttgatgggttcaagggtccagatgacaaacatgtaagtagaagtatttaacttacaaaactgacatagtacaggggtccagaagatcaattttattttttaataaaggcaATTTGGTaaacatcacccaagtcttttcttatttcttaaattctctGTCCAATCAAAGTATGCCACATAAAATAAGACGGAagcaatatattttataattaatcaAATAAAGTTTTAACTATGTATTCACAAACATGAACAACAATAAGTTCAAACTATTTATTGAAAATAGTAAATCAAACTTAGAGCTCAACTGGTTAAACCagcttttaatatttttttttttgtttttttaggtgtttggtaagataaaaaagtaatttaaaaaaataaaaaactgattaaaaaaagCTTAAAGTGATAAGCTGGGTAGCCCACTCCAAACAGATACCTTTTCCAGCATTACATGCAACATAAACAAGAGACATACTTTTCCTCCAAGACCATCTTTGATCTTGAAGTCAGATAGacagaaagaaagaaagaaagaaaagggtTGTCAATTTGGTTAAAGCTTTGCCTTTTTCACTTTTGCTTCTTTGGCTCTCTCCCCCTCCCATTTAGGCCACAGGGGGATCAGTTGGGAAAAAGATTAATaggaaaataagattaaaaagtcCATTGCTTTTGCAACAAGATATTCCAAACATAGTTGCAAAGATTCTGCAAATTATACTTATATTGGACCATATAGACCTGTTCCTCTCTCACTATTCATTAACCAAAAACTAAACCATATTTTCTTTGAGGAGAATGCCCAATTAGTTGTCCCAACATAATAGGAAATTGGCTCAAGTTTTAGGAAGTGCAAATGACTCTACTCTCAACATGTTAATAGAGAAATGACTAGCACATAAACCACATTAAACTTCAACAAGTTTGACTTAAGAAACTTTTGAAGCCAAAAGGACATATACACAAGCTGCAGTAGTACTAATTGTTTAGCCAAATGAAAAGAAACATTTATGACTTGGGTGATGGAGAATTTGCAGCAGCAATTACAGCTTCCGCGTTTGCTATATGTTCCATTGAAGAAAATGCTGGCTCTCAATATCAGATAAAAACAAGAGGACCTGTTATTAGGCCAGCAGAAACCGGTAAATGTCAACAATGTATACATTATTTTTCCTTGGATTATATTATATAGGTGACCTGTTTGTGTAAATATCTTTTGCTTATAGTTAGTGCATAGAACTTAAAAGTCATGTTTGATTTGAAGCTCCAATGAGAAGGCCTACCACGGTGAATCGTAAAAATTCAGCAGAAATAGTGACCATAAATCCTTCTGCTAGTGATAAAATGCAAAAGGGGATTTCAAGAGGAAGCAGAAATGCTGAAAACAAAGCTGATGCTTGGGAGAAAGTTCAAATAGCCAAAATAAGAAAGCGGTACGCTTTTGTTGCATGTTTTGTTGCAAGATATGTTGTAATTAGAAATATCTTAAGAAGAAACATTCTCAAGTTTCAGACATGGCGAACTACTTTCTTCACTTATTGCTTGGGAGAACGAAAAGAAGATGATGGCGAAACAGCAAATGGAAAGGAGAAAGGTACGTACTCTCCAAGTTTTTAAGTTGTTATGGTGCTAATTTCGTATTACTTGAAATCCATGTTATCGGGAAACTGCAGAATCAATTGGAGCTTGCTATGAAAAGGAACTTGCAGCATTACAAGAACAAACTCGCGAGGATTGATCATATTGCCAAAGAAGCAAGAACACAAGCAGAAGAGAAAAGAAGATATGAAGAATCTATAGTGAGAGAGAAATCAAATAAGATTAGATCAACAGGAACTGGACCTGTTACATGTTTCTGCTTCTAACTGTAAAAAAAATGTACAAGGCCTGATTGAATTGTGCCCACAAGAATTGTGCTCACTCATTGATTTTATATTGAAATTTATCTTAAATTGTGTAATAATTGGTAATTAGCAAACGAAATGCATTAGTTCTGTTGTACTGTATTTTATTACTAGAA
The Capsicum annuum cultivar UCD-10X-F1 chromosome 6, UCD10Xv1.1, whole genome shotgun sequence DNA segment above includes these coding regions:
- the LOC107855382 gene encoding remorin 1.4 gives rise to the protein MKRNIYDLGDGEFAAAITASAFAICSIEENAGSQYQIKTRGPVIRPAETAPMRRPTTVNRKNSAEIVTINPSASDKMQKGISRGSRNAENKADAWEKVQIAKIRKRHGELLSSLIAWENEKKMMAKQQMERRKNQLELAMKRNLQHYKNKLARIDHIAKEARTQAEEKRRYEESIVREKSNKIRSTGTGPVTCFCF